In Cyanobacterium stanieri LEGE 03274, the genomic window CGGCTAATAAAATTGTCAAACGATTTATCAGTTTACCTAAACCTATTGCTAAGGTTGTGGCTTGGCGTTGGCTAAAAAAAAATCTGCCCATTAAATTAACTAATTGGTTGGGTAGAAAGGTTAGTTAGTAATAATAATGAGCATAAAAAATTAATTACCAATATCTATCATAAAACACCGCAATTTTTTTCTAAACCATTAATTATTGCGGATTTCTAGTTGAGTTATTAAATGATTCAATTCAGGCAAAATTAATTTATCCATTGCTAATTCTACCGCATTACTAGAACCGGGTAAAGCAAAAATTATTTTCCTTTTACAAATACCTGCGATCGCCCTTGAAACCATGGCACGTGAACCGATTTCTCCATAGGAAAGATGACGGAAAATCTCCCCAAACCCTGGTATATTTTTATCTAATAAACTATCAACAACCTCAAAAGTATTGTCTCTCAAACTAATTCCTGTTCCCCCTGTTAAAATCAATATATCTATATTTTCTTTCAATATCAAGCTATTTAACAAGGTTTTTATACCATCATAATCATCTTTAATTATTTGATAAAAAGTGATATTGTGTCCAATTTCTAGTAACTTATTCTTGATTAATTTTCCACTATTATCATCATCAAAAGTACGAGAATCACTAATAGTAATTATGCCACAATTAACTATAATAAAAGATTTATCTGGATGGGGAATAACCATAAAATTAAAAATGCAATGGGTAAAATATTATCCTTAATAAACCATAGTAAACCTAACCTTTAAAACCTGTTATAAGGTGTTAGGTATTAGGTAGAATTGGGCTTTTTTTAAAAATCACCTGCAACCTGACACCCCATAAAATTAAGACTTACTAAATCCTAACCCATGTTCTTCAGCATAACGCTCCATAAAGCGCATGAATCTATCCCATTCCTCCACAGACTTCATGACATATATAGCTTCAAGGGCTACAGGCTCACCATTTACAAACTTACATTTTACCTCTCTTGTGCTTAATTCACCTTCCTCATCGGTTAAATACATACCTGTTACTGCTTGGGTGTTGCCACCCTCTAAAATGGGAGATTCTTCAAAACGAAAAGTTGCCGTGCCGTTGCTACCATCACGGGAGCGAGTTATTTTTACATCAGGGATTGATTCTTCGATAATGCCTTTAGTAAATTCTATTTGAGCCATAAAAAATTTTTCCTTATATACTTTTTATTACTATAACTTTACCTATCATCTCACAGTCAAGGGCGATCAACGTTAAAATTTAAGGGGTAATGATAAATTTTTTGAGATAACATTTCCCTGACAAGATGCTAGAAGCCCAAGTACATTCAGAATTACGCAATTTTTTGCGCTACCATAGCCCTTCTGATTGGGTACATCATCTTACCATGGCAAGACTGGTTGCCCGTGGACTAAGGTTGGGGCGATCGGCTATAATTCAAACAGGAGTAAATAATCATACCTATGATTTAAGTTATCTTACCCCTGCTCTTTTGTGTGATGAAACGGTTATTATTATCACTACCCCTGAAAATCAACAACAATTAATCACCCAAAAAATTCCTTTCTTACAACAAAAATTAGCTACCAATAAGTTAGTTATTAATCAATATTCTCCACAACAAAAAAATCATCATAGTTTAATTTTATTAACCCCCCAAGATTGGTTAACAAAAACTATTAATAATCAAATTGATAACTCTATACATACTATCATTGAAGAAGCGGAAAAGTTGCCTCAATTTATTAATGAATATCTGACTATTTCCATTGATATTTATGACTGGTTTACATTGCAAAATTATCATGGTAACCGTAAGCCTTACCTGCAAACTCAACTGGCAAAATTAACAAAGTCTGTCTTTAATCATCCTACTAATCCATACAATAGTTATTTATTAGATAAAAGAGAGAAACACATTATTCAAGATATTATTCTTCAATTAAAACCGAGAAATTCAGTTTTATATCATAAATTACTGAAGCTAAGTGAAAATTTATCAGCAGAAAAAGAATATATTAATTATGTAGAAATAAATCGTCAGCAAGGACAATTTACTATTAAATCATCTCCCCTAAATTTTGATGATAGTATTAAAACAATTTGGCAAAAAAAATTCATTACCCTCATTGCCAATTATCTTGCCCCAGAAAAAGAAGCCATAGACTATACCAATAAACTAGGTATAGATAAAAATAATTATACCTGTCTCAAATTTTCCCCCCATGCCCCCAATGCGATTCTAAAATTATATTTTCCAGAAAAATTCCTCTTCCCTAATAGCCCGGAGTTTCAAAACTCTGTTACTAGGGAAATCAGCGCCCTTATTTCCAGCACAAAAATAAATCATCAACCCATTATCATCATCATTGAAGATGTGCCACTACAAGCCCAAATTACTTCTATTTTAGCTTCCCAGTTTGGTTCAAGGGTAAAACTTAATCAACTAGACTTTAATAATAATACGGTATTAGTATGTGGCATTAGTTTTTGGTATCAATATCAAGATAAATTTCCACCACCCCAATTACTAATTATGGCAACTTTACCGATTCCTTCTTTAGAAAATCCCTTGGTTGCCGCCCAAGTTAATCATTATAAACGTCAAAAAAAAGACTGGTTTCGTTTATATCTTCTGCCTGATGGTATTAAGACTTTGCAACAGTTGACGGTATCTGTGCGCAAAAATCAAGGGGTTTTGGCTTTGTTGGATAGTCGGGTTAGCTTTCGTAGTTATGGGGGTAGGGTATTAGAGGCGCTCGAACCCTATGCCAAAATTAACTATTTAGATTTAAACTGGTTTAATTAGCATATACAACTCATAGTGAGGTTATTATTTATGCCCATGGTTGAATTTCAAGGAAAAAAAATTCATTGTCAAGTAGGAGACAATTTACGTCAAGTTTTACTGAAAAATGATGCCCCGTTGTACAATGGCAAGGCTAAATATATTAATTGTATGGGTATTGGTAGTTGCGGTACTTGTGCGGTGCAAATACTCGGTGAGGTAAATTCCCCTAACTGGAAAGATAAGGCTAGACGCTTTTTATGGCCCCATTCCCCTGAGAAGGATTTACGTTTGGCTTGTCAAACTAAGGTTTTGGGTGATATTAAGGTGATTAAGTATGCTGGTTTTTGGGGGGAGAAAACTCATTTTTAGGTTGAAAAAAAATTAATATTTTTCTTTGTTTTGGTGTCACAAGCATGATATACTATAAGATAATGGGAATATTGACGCTTAGTAACAAAAAGATAGATTTCCATTATAAAATTAACTATTGTAATAATCTCACGAAAAACGGCCATAGTCAAGAAAAAAGAATTTTTGTAATATATTGTCATAATTAAGGTGCGCTGAATGGATCAAGGGATTGTTAAATCCCATTAAACAGAGCCAAAAACTTCAATATTATTGAAAACACAAACGGGGGAAGCGTGTCCGACTCTAATCATTTGATTGGGTTCGCCTTTGCCACAAATGGGAGTGCCGAAAACGTCTTTAGTGGATTCGTCCCCCACGGAGGTAAGGTTGTGCCAAAAATGTTGGGTAACACCTCTATAATTAGGATTACGTAGGGTTTTAGTTAATTGACCATGTTCGATGAGACGAGCATATTCACAGCCAAACTGAAATTTATTACGATAATCATCAATGGACCATGAGCGATTAGATTCCATATAAATGCCATGTTCTATGGTGCTAATTAACTGCTGAAAACTTTCATTGCCTGATTCTAGGTTTAAGTTTGCCATGCGATCAATGGGGGGGCGATTCCATGAACAAGCTCGACTGTTGGCAACACCTTCAACCTTAGCCCTAGATTGACTTTCAAGGCTTCCTAATCCCCTTAATAAGATACCGTCTTGAATTAAATATTGCTTTTGGGCTTCTATGCCGGTATCATCAAAACCATAACTAGCTAGTTCTCCTGCATAGGTAGGATCGAAGGTGATGTTCATTTTCGGTGAGCCGTAGGCAAGGTTGCCAAAGTCTTCTAATTTGACAAAACTACTTCCTGCGTAGTTTCTTTCGTCTCCCAAGATGCGATCTAATTCGAGGGGGTGTCCAACACTTTCATGGATTTGTAACATCATTTGATCGGGAGCTAATACTAGGGTGGTTTTGGTATTAGGACATTCTTGCGCTTGGGTAAGGGCGATCGCACTTTCTCCTATTTCCTGCGCCCGTTGTAAAATCAGGGCCGGATTAATAATTTCTGCCCCTCCCTGATAACATCTGGCCAACATCCCATTATCACTACGCTTTTGAACAATATTACCATCCATAGCCACGGCACTATAATCCGTTGATACCATGGAAAATTGCTGATAAATATTAGCACCATTACTACTGACAAAATAA contains:
- a CDS encoding MogA/MoaB family molybdenum cofactor biosynthesis protein, with translation MVIPHPDKSFIIVNCGIITISDSRTFDDDNSGKLIKNKLLEIGHNITFYQIIKDDYDGIKTLLNSLILKENIDILILTGGTGISLRDNTFEVVDSLLDKNIPGFGEIFRHLSYGEIGSRAMVSRAIAGICKRKIIFALPGSSNAVELAMDKLILPELNHLITQLEIRNN
- the psb28 gene encoding photosystem II reaction center protein Psb28, translated to MAQIEFTKGIIEESIPDVKITRSRDGSNGTATFRFEESPILEGGNTQAVTGMYLTDEEGELSTREVKCKFVNGEPVALEAIYVMKSVEEWDRFMRFMERYAEEHGLGFSKS
- a CDS encoding helicase C-terminal domain-containing protein encodes the protein MLEAQVHSELRNFLRYHSPSDWVHHLTMARLVARGLRLGRSAIIQTGVNNHTYDLSYLTPALLCDETVIIITTPENQQQLITQKIPFLQQKLATNKLVINQYSPQQKNHHSLILLTPQDWLTKTINNQIDNSIHTIIEEAEKLPQFINEYLTISIDIYDWFTLQNYHGNRKPYLQTQLAKLTKSVFNHPTNPYNSYLLDKREKHIIQDIILQLKPRNSVLYHKLLKLSENLSAEKEYINYVEINRQQGQFTIKSSPLNFDDSIKTIWQKKFITLIANYLAPEKEAIDYTNKLGIDKNNYTCLKFSPHAPNAILKLYFPEKFLFPNSPEFQNSVTREISALISSTKINHQPIIIIIEDVPLQAQITSILASQFGSRVKLNQLDFNNNTVLVCGISFWYQYQDKFPPPQLLIMATLPIPSLENPLVAAQVNHYKRQKKDWFRLYLLPDGIKTLQQLTVSVRKNQGVLALLDSRVSFRSYGGRVLEALEPYAKINYLDLNWFN
- a CDS encoding 2Fe-2S iron-sulfur cluster-binding protein, yielding MPMVEFQGKKIHCQVGDNLRQVLLKNDAPLYNGKAKYINCMGIGSCGTCAVQILGEVNSPNWKDKARRFLWPHSPEKDLRLACQTKVLGDIKVIKYAGFWGEKTHF
- a CDS encoding TldD/PmbA family protein, encoding MNIDLEKIIAHLNSSADWIGLRYILEKNQTHNFRDAQPQYHGKRISRGVMVEVLVEGQMGYCATNRLDFDSIQRAVYHAQQQARAAKRWGIFTFDRDKIRPPRQGVYQSSRVKPLDTLTIKDINDLLVQVCHGLKVSSSVVKTTALAMVTEVDHYFVSSNGANIYQQFSMVSTDYSAVAMDGNIVQKRSDNGMLARCYQGGAEIINPALILQRAQEIGESAIALTQAQECPNTKTTLVLAPDQMMLQIHESVGHPLELDRILGDERNYAGSSFVKLEDFGNLAYGSPKMNITFDPTYAGELASYGFDDTGIEAQKQYLIQDGILLRGLGSLESQSRAKVEGVANSRACSWNRPPIDRMANLNLESGNESFQQLISTIEHGIYMESNRSWSIDDYRNKFQFGCEYARLIEHGQLTKTLRNPNYRGVTQHFWHNLTSVGDESTKDVFGTPICGKGEPNQMIRVGHASPVCVFNNIEVFGSV